A genomic region of Haliotis asinina isolate JCU_RB_2024 chromosome 1, JCU_Hal_asi_v2, whole genome shotgun sequence contains the following coding sequences:
- the LOC137271610 gene encoding putative ankyrin repeat protein RF_0381 codes for MVGDLARVKSILSDDRTNINTRGKDNMTPVMHAAKGGHTEVFDLLVREGANLSFVDDDDGNILHLASIGGSVEIVQYVLAQNIVGINSRDTDSQTPVMKAAIYTGKAVFDLLLKAKADLSLINAYHETILHMACEGGNIEIIKYILNQDIVDIDSQDINGQTPAMIPASNGNMDVLEILVEAGADLSLEREDGETILHVACEWEHIEIIEYLLTHSHVDINSRDGDDCTPAMMAAREGNEDIFFLLVAHGADLTVRNDAGDNILNLACDGDNIHIVKYVSKQHIVARPYREDDPC; via the coding sequence ATGGTTGGAGATTTGGCCCGAGTCAAGTCCATTTTATCTGATGACAGGACAAATATCAACACAAGGGGGAAGGACAACATGACGCCGGTAATGCATGCAGCAAAGGGGGGACACACAGAAGTGTTTGACCTACTTGTCCGTGAAGGTGCAAACCTGTCTTTCGTGGATGATGACGATGGGAACATTCTTCATTTAGCTTCTATTGGGGGAAGTGTTGAAATAGTACAGTATGTCCTCGCACAGAATATCGTGGGCATCAACAGTCGAGACACGGACAGTCAAACGCCAGTAATGAAAGCAGCTATATACACAGGAAAAGCCGTGTTTGATTTACTTCTGAAAGCAAAAGCAGATCTGTCTCTGATTAATGCCTATCATGAAACAATCCTTCACATGGCATGTGAAGGGGGCAATATTGAAATAATCAAGTACATCCTGAATCAGGACATTGTGGACATTGACAGTCAAGACATCAACGGTCAGACACCAGCAATGATCCCAGCCAGTAATGGAAATATGGATGTTCTGGAAATTCTCGTAGAAGCAGGAGCAGATCTGTCCCTTGAACGTGAAGACGGAGAAACCATCCTTCACGTGGCTTGTGAATGGGAACATATTGAAATAATAGAGTACCTCCTGACACACAGTCATGTGGATATCAACAGCCGCGATGGGGACGACTGCACACCAGCAATGATGGCAGCACGTGAGGGAAATGAGGACATTTTTTTCTTACTTGTTGCGCATGGGGCTGATTTAACAGTTAGGAACGATGCTGGTGATAACATTCTAAATCTGGCTTGTGATGGAGACAATATACATATCGTGAAGTATGTGTCCAAACAACACATTGTTGCCAGGCCGTACAGGGAGGACGATCCATGCTGA